From the Glutamicibacter halophytocola genome, the window ATAGCGAGGATCTGGGCCAGCAGGAAGCGTTCAAGATTGTCGGGGATATCCGCGAAGTCGGTGAAGGCCGGGTGATGGATACAAGGGTGGTTGTTAGCTAGCAGCTACGCGGTGCGCCGGCGCAGGGTCAGCGATCCGACAAGCAGCGCCACGACGATCCACGCAACGATCACCAGCATGCTGAAAGCAGTGTCCGAATCCGTGGTCCCTGCTGCGACGTCAGAAAGGGCGTCGATGGCATGGGACAGTGGCAGCCAATCGCCGATGGATTCAAGGACTCCTGGAAGCTGTTCTCGGGGAAGGATGATTCCCGCCAGCAAGAATTGGGGGATGACCAAGGCCGGCATGAATTGCACGACCTGGAATTCCGTGCGGGCGAAGGCGCTGGCCATGAGTCCAAGGCTGATTCCCAGCAGGGCATCCAGCGCGGCCACGGCGAACATCAACCAGAAACTGCCTGAGATTTCCAGGCCGCAAACCCAGACGGCAAAGCTCGAGGCAATAATGGTTTGGACGATGGCGATCATGGTGAAAGCCACCGCGTAGCCAAAGATGAATTCCCCCTTGGCTAGCGGCATGCTCAGAAGCCGTTCAAGCGT encodes:
- a CDS encoding ABC transporter permease, which encodes MRRTLATTGRVLNQVRHDPRTIALMLVVPSLLIGLIAWIFTDTPAFQRIGPSMIALFPFVVMFLVTSIATLRERRSGTLERLLSMPLAKGEFIFGYAVAFTMIAIVQTIIASSFAVWVCGLEISGSFWLMFAVAALDALLGISLGLMASAFARTEFQVVQFMPALVIPQFLLAGIILPREQLPGVLESIGDWLPLSHAIDALSDVAAGTTDSDTAFSMLVIVAWIVVALLVGSLTLRRRTA